From a region of the Alnus glutinosa chromosome 1, dhAlnGlut1.1, whole genome shotgun sequence genome:
- the LOC133858762 gene encoding LOW QUALITY PROTEIN: S-adenosylmethionine decarboxylase proenzyme (The sequence of the model RefSeq protein was modified relative to this genomic sequence to represent the inferred CDS: substituted 1 base at 1 genomic stop codon), with amino-acid sequence MAVAVSAIGFEGYEKRLEISFFEPGVFVDPDGKGLRSLSKFQLDAVLGPAECTIVSSLSNDHVDSYVLSESSLFVYPYKIIIKTCGTTKLLLSIPPVLKFSETLYLAVRSVRYTSGSFIFPGAQTYPHCNFLEEVAVLDAYFGQLGSGSKAYIMGGSDKPQKWHVYSAEAEFASASDPVYTLEMCMPGLDRKMASVFXKSQSGSAVVMTINSGIRKILSDSDICDFEFDPCGHSMNAIEGSAISTIHVTPEDGFSYASFETVGHDLKGVNLTLLVERALACFGPSELSIAVHANVAGKLLEQNCSLDVKGYCRRERSLEELGGGGSIVYQRFIKTGGCVSPRSTLKCWQEEEQDEEW; translated from the coding sequence ATGGCCGTAGCGGTATCTGCAATCGGATTTGAAGGTTATGAAAAGAGGCTTGAAATATCGTTTTTTGAGCCGGGTGTCTTTGTTGATCCTGACGGAAAGGGTCTCCGATCTCTGTCAAAATTCCAATTGGATGCGGTTCTTGGACCAGCTGAGTGCACTATAGTTTCTTCACTGTCAAATGACCATGTGGATTCCTACGTTCTTTCAGAATCTAGCCTCTTTGTTTATCCGTACAAGATAATTATCAAAACCTGTGGGACAACGAAGTTACTTCTTTCAATCCCACCGGTCCTAAAATTTTCTGAGACCCTTTACCTTGCTGTAAGATCTGTGAGGTATACTAGTGGAAGTTTCATCTTCCCTGGAGCTCAGACGTATCCGCATTGTAACTTCTTAGAAGAAGTTGCTGTCCTAGACGCCTATTTTGGGCAACTTGGTTCAGGCAGCAAGGCTTATATTATGGGTGGGTCTGACAAACCACAGAAATGGCATGTGTATTCTGCAGAAGCAGAATTTGCAAGTGCATCCGACCCTGTTTACACTCTAGAAATGTGCATGCCTGGTTTGGACAGGAAAATGGCATCTGTCTTCTAAAAATCACAATCAGGCTCAGCAGTTGTGATGACTATCAATTCTGGCATAAGAAAGATTCTTTCAGATTCTGATATATGTGACTTCGAGTTTGATCCCTGCGGTCATTCCATGAATGCCATTGAAGGATCTGCAATTTCAACCATTCATGTTACACCAGAAGATGGTTTCAGTTATGCAAGCTTTGAAACAGTTGGGCATGATTTAAAAGGTGTGAATCTGACTCTATTGGTTGAGAGGGCATTGGCTTGTTTTGGACCGAGTGAGTTATCTATAGCAGTGCATGCCAATGTTGCGGGTAAATTACTTGAGCAGAATTGTTCACTGGATGTCAAGGGATACTGTCGCAGAGAGAGGAGCCTTGAAGAGCTTGGAGGGGGTGGTTCCATTGTCTACCAGAGGTTCATTAAGACTGGAGGCTGTGTTTCTCCTAGATCAACTCTGAAATGCTGGCAAGAGGAAGAACAAGATGAAGAATGGTAG
- the LOC133870296 gene encoding protein NSP-INTERACTING KINASE 1-like isoform X1 — protein sequence MGKRVDAVLCCLAFLSLWASATGLLSAKGINYEVLALMDISRSLKDPHNVLESWDETAVDPCSWFMVTCSPDGLVIGLGTPSQDLSGILSPSISNLTNLQFVLLQNNKISGQIPSELGRLQKLKTLDLSNNFFTGQLPNTLYHLKGLQYLRLNNNSLTGAIPSALANMTQLAFLDLSYNNLSGPVPRLHDIKTFNVVGNPLICAPGTENDGCRTSSPSPSYTLNNSQNSQPSGTTKSHKIALAFGSSLGCICLLILGCGFLLWWRQRHNQQIFFDVYEHHEELCLGNLKKFQLKELQIATNNFSSKNLIGKGGFGNVYKGYLQDGTVVAVKRLKDGNAIGGEIQFQTEVEMISLAVHRNLLRLYGFCMTATERLLVYPYMSNGSVASRLKAKPALDWGTRKRIALGAARGLLYLHEQCDPKIIHRDVKAANILLDDYCEAVVGDFGLAKLLDHQDSHVTTAVRGTVGHIAPEYLSTGQSSEKTDVFGFGILLLELISGQRALEFGKAANQKGVMLDWVKKIHQERKLDVLVDKDLKNNYDRIELEEMVRVALLCTQYLPSHRPKMSEVVRMLEGDGLAEKWEASHRNESTRGRANEFSSSERYSDLTDDSSLLVQAMELSGPR from the exons ATGGGAAAGAGAGTGGATGCTGTTTTGTGCTGTTTGGCTTTCTTATCCTTATGGGCGTCAGCAACTGGTTTGCTTTCTGCTAAAGGCATCAACTATGAAG TGCTAGCTTTGATGGACATTAGCCGCTCTCTGAAGGATCCTCATAATGTTCTTGAAAGTTGGGATGAGACTGCTGTGGATCCATGTAGCTGGTTTATGGTCACTTGTTCTCCTGATGGTTTGGTAATTGGGCT AGGAACTCCAAGCCAGGACTTGTCTGGTATTCTGTCACCAAGCATCAGCAACTTGACAAATCTCCAGTTTGT actcctgcaaaataacaaaatatcagGACAAATCCCCTCTGAGCTTGGCAGACTCCAAAAGCTTAAAACACTTGATCTTTCTAATAACTTCTTCACTGGTCAACTTCCCAATACTCTATACCACTTGAAAGGCCTCCAATACCT GCGGCTAAACAACAATAGTCTCACCGGAGCAATTCCTTCAGCTTTGGCAAACATGACCCAGCTTGCTTTTCT GGATCTGTCTTATAACAATTTGAGTGGTCCTGTACCCAGGTTGCATGATATTAAGACATTCAA TGTTGTTGGAAACCCTTTGATATGTGCCCCCGGAACAGAGAACGATGGCTGCCGGACATCGTCGCCGTCACCTTCTTATACCTTGAATAATTCCCAAA ACTCTCAACCTTCTGGAACAACTAAAAGCCACAAAATTGCCTTGGCCTTTGGTTCAAGCCTAGGGTGTATCTGCCTGTTAATTCTTGGGTGTGGTTTCCTTCTTTGGTGGAGACAACGACACAACCAGCAAATATTCTTTGATGTTTATG AACACCATGAAGAACTTTGCCTAGGAAACTTGAAGAAATTTCAGCTTAAAGAATTACAAATTGCTACAAACAACTTCAGCAGCAAGAACCTGATTGGCAAGGGTGGTTTCGGCAATGTCTACAAAGGCTATCTTCAAGATGGTACAGTAGTAGCTGTGAAAAGGCTCAAAGATGGAAATGCCATTGGGGGTGAGATCCAATTTCAAACAGAAGTTGAGATGATCAGCCTAGCAGTGCACCGGAATCTCCTCCGCCTCTATGGATTTTGTATGACGGCCACGGAGAGGCTTTTGGTTTACCCATACATGTCAAATGGGAGTGTTGCTTCCCGTCTCAAAG CAAAGCCAGCTCTGGATTGGGGTACAAGGAAAAGAATTGCCTTGGGAGCTGCAAGGGGTTTGCTATACTTGCACGAACAGTGTGATCCCAAGATAATTCACAGGGATGTGAAGGCAGCAAATATATTGCTTGACGACTACTGCGAGGCTGTGGTAGGAGATTTTGGACTGGCAAAGCTGTTGGATCACCAAGATTCACACGTGACAACAGCAGTAAGAGGAACAGTGGGGCACATAGCTCCGGAGTATCTCTCAACAGGCCAGTCTTCTGAGAAAACAGATGTTTTTGGGTTTGGGATCCTTCTACTTGAACTAATATCTGGTCAAAGAGCTCTAGAGTTTGGCAAAGCGGCAAACCAGAAAGGAGTCATGCTCGACTGG GTGAAGAAAATTCATCAGGAAAGAAAGCTTGATGTGCTGGTTGACAAGGACCTGAAGAACAACTACGATCGAATAGAGCTTGAAGAAATGGTTCGAGTGGCTTTATTGTGCACCCAATACCTTCCAAGTCACAGACCAAAGATGTCTGAAGTGGTCCGGATGCTGGAAGGAGATGGGCTTGCAGAAAAGTGGGAAGCTTCCCATAGAAATGAATCAACCAGAGGCAGAGCCAATGAATTCTCCTCCTCGGAGCGATACTCAGATCTTACTGATGACTCTTCCTTGCTTGTCCAAGCAATGGAGCTCTCTGGACCCAGGTGA
- the LOC133870282 gene encoding F-box/FBD/LRR-repeat protein At1g13570 isoform X2: protein MDDFSSPDLISDLPQSILESILTRLPIREAVRTSVLSSKWRYRWATLTHLVFDEECVTLSNDRALIEHKLINFITRALFLHQGPIHKFQLCTSYLQSCPDIDQWILFLSRKDIKELVLELGESQWIRVPSCLFNCKKLIRLELFRCELDPPPTFKGFLYLKTLNLYQVFDASDAIESLISSCPLLENLSLSYSDSLTLNIRAPNLKYLCLEGEFKDICLENTPLLVAMSIAMYMTEDIAEHMEQSSGCNFIKLLGGVPHLERLIGRIYFTKYLSIGGDPRRLPITYSHLKIIELCQVSFEDMKEILVVLRLITNSQNLKELRISGSSTTHAAMEATDLDFWEKECPSHCSFERLIVVKMSEMSGAPHEMEFIKFLLENSPVLEIMSIMPCPFVTDGRLNMLTELVRFRRASARAEILFSQG, encoded by the exons ATGGATGATTTTTCAAGTCCGGATTTGATCAGCGATCTGCCTCAAAGCATTCTAGAGAGCATTCTCACACGGCTACCAATAAGAGAGGCTGTAAGAACAAGTGTTTTATCAAGTAAATGGAGGTATAGATGGGCTACACTCACTCATCTTGTATTTGATGAAGAATGTGTAACTTTATCCAATGACCGAGCTCTTATTGAGCACAAGCTTATTAACTTTATTACTCGGGCTCTATTTCTTCACCAAGGACCAATCCACAAGTTCCAGCTTTGCACTTCATACTTGCAGAGCTGCCCTGATATAGATCAATGGATACTTTTCCTTTCAAGGAAAGATATAAAAGAGTTGGTTCTTGAATTGGGAGAAAGCCAGTGGATTCGGGTACCTTCATGtctttttaattgtaaaaaattaattcgTTTGGAGCTGTTTCGTTGTGAACTGGATCCGCCTCCTACTTTTAAGGGCTTCTTGTATTTGAAGACCCTTAATCTTTACCAAGTTTTCGACGCCTCTGACGCAATTGAAAGTCTTATTTCTAGTTGCCCTCTTCTTGAGAATCTATCGCTGTCGTACTCTGATAGTTTAACTCTTAATATTCGTGCCCCAAATCTCAAATACTTGTGCCTTGAAGGTGAATTCAAAGACATATGTCTTGAAAATACTCCTCTTCTTGTTGCAATGTCTATTGCTATGTATATGACTGAGGACATTGCTGAACACATGGAGCAAAGTTCAGGTTGCAATTTTATCAAGCTTCTTGGTGGTGTACCTCATCTTGAGAGGCTCATTGGGCGTATTTACTTCACAAAG TACTTAAGTATAGGTGGTGACCCAAGAAGACTTCCAATTACATATAGTCATTTGAAGATTATCGAATTATGTCAAGTAAGTTTTGAAGATATGAAAGAGATACTTGTTGTTCTTCGCTTGATTACGAACTCTCAGAACTTGAAGGAACTTCGAATTTCG GGTTCCTCGACCACGCATGCTGCTATGGAAGCCACTGATTTGGATTTTTGGGAGAAAGAATGCCCTTCGCATTGCTCATTTGAGAGACTTATAGTTGTGAAGATGTCAGAGATGTCTGGTGCACCACATGAGATGGAATTCATCAAGTTTTTGCTTGAAAATTCTCCAGTGCTGGAGATAATGAGTATCATGCCTTGTCCATTTGTTACGGACGGAAGATTGAATATGTTGACTGAGTTGGTGAGGTTTCGAAGGGCTTCTGCTAGAGCAGAAATTTTATTCAGCCAAGGTTAA
- the LOC133870282 gene encoding F-box/FBD/LRR-repeat protein At1g13570 isoform X1: protein MDDFSSPDLISDLPQSILESILTRLPIREAVRTSVLSSKWRYRWATLTHLVFDEECVTLSNDRALIEHKLINFITRALFLHQGPIHKFQLCTSYLQSCPDIDQWILFLSRKDIKELVLELGESQWIRVPSCLFNCKKLIRLELFRCELDPPPTFKGFLYLKTLNLYQVFDASDAIESLISSCPLLENLSLSYSDSLTLNIRAPNLKYLCLEGEFKDICLENTPLLVAMSIAMYMTEDIAEHMEQSSGCNFIKLLGGVPHLERLIGRIYFTKYLSIGGDPRRLPITYSHLKIIELCQVSFEDMKEILVVLRLITNSQNLKELRISQGSSTTHAAMEATDLDFWEKECPSHCSFERLIVVKMSEMSGAPHEMEFIKFLLENSPVLEIMSIMPCPFVTDGRLNMLTELVRFRRASARAEILFSQG from the exons ATGGATGATTTTTCAAGTCCGGATTTGATCAGCGATCTGCCTCAAAGCATTCTAGAGAGCATTCTCACACGGCTACCAATAAGAGAGGCTGTAAGAACAAGTGTTTTATCAAGTAAATGGAGGTATAGATGGGCTACACTCACTCATCTTGTATTTGATGAAGAATGTGTAACTTTATCCAATGACCGAGCTCTTATTGAGCACAAGCTTATTAACTTTATTACTCGGGCTCTATTTCTTCACCAAGGACCAATCCACAAGTTCCAGCTTTGCACTTCATACTTGCAGAGCTGCCCTGATATAGATCAATGGATACTTTTCCTTTCAAGGAAAGATATAAAAGAGTTGGTTCTTGAATTGGGAGAAAGCCAGTGGATTCGGGTACCTTCATGtctttttaattgtaaaaaattaattcgTTTGGAGCTGTTTCGTTGTGAACTGGATCCGCCTCCTACTTTTAAGGGCTTCTTGTATTTGAAGACCCTTAATCTTTACCAAGTTTTCGACGCCTCTGACGCAATTGAAAGTCTTATTTCTAGTTGCCCTCTTCTTGAGAATCTATCGCTGTCGTACTCTGATAGTTTAACTCTTAATATTCGTGCCCCAAATCTCAAATACTTGTGCCTTGAAGGTGAATTCAAAGACATATGTCTTGAAAATACTCCTCTTCTTGTTGCAATGTCTATTGCTATGTATATGACTGAGGACATTGCTGAACACATGGAGCAAAGTTCAGGTTGCAATTTTATCAAGCTTCTTGGTGGTGTACCTCATCTTGAGAGGCTCATTGGGCGTATTTACTTCACAAAG TACTTAAGTATAGGTGGTGACCCAAGAAGACTTCCAATTACATATAGTCATTTGAAGATTATCGAATTATGTCAAGTAAGTTTTGAAGATATGAAAGAGATACTTGTTGTTCTTCGCTTGATTACGAACTCTCAGAACTTGAAGGAACTTCGAATTTCG CAGGGTTCCTCGACCACGCATGCTGCTATGGAAGCCACTGATTTGGATTTTTGGGAGAAAGAATGCCCTTCGCATTGCTCATTTGAGAGACTTATAGTTGTGAAGATGTCAGAGATGTCTGGTGCACCACATGAGATGGAATTCATCAAGTTTTTGCTTGAAAATTCTCCAGTGCTGGAGATAATGAGTATCATGCCTTGTCCATTTGTTACGGACGGAAGATTGAATATGTTGACTGAGTTGGTGAGGTTTCGAAGGGCTTCTGCTAGAGCAGAAATTTTATTCAGCCAAGGTTAA
- the LOC133870296 gene encoding protein NSP-INTERACTING KINASE 1-like isoform X2, with amino-acid sequence MGKRVDAVLCCLAFLSLWASATGLLSAKGINYEVLALMDISRSLKDPHNVLESWDETAVDPCSWFMVTCSPDGLVIGLGTPSQDLSGILSPSISNLTNLQFVLLQNNKISGQIPSELGRLQKLKTLDLSNNFFTGQLPNTLYHLKGLQYLRLNNNSLTGAIPSALANMTQLAFLLHDIKTFNVVGNPLICAPGTENDGCRTSSPSPSYTLNNSQNSQPSGTTKSHKIALAFGSSLGCICLLILGCGFLLWWRQRHNQQIFFDVYEHHEELCLGNLKKFQLKELQIATNNFSSKNLIGKGGFGNVYKGYLQDGTVVAVKRLKDGNAIGGEIQFQTEVEMISLAVHRNLLRLYGFCMTATERLLVYPYMSNGSVASRLKAKPALDWGTRKRIALGAARGLLYLHEQCDPKIIHRDVKAANILLDDYCEAVVGDFGLAKLLDHQDSHVTTAVRGTVGHIAPEYLSTGQSSEKTDVFGFGILLLELISGQRALEFGKAANQKGVMLDWVKKIHQERKLDVLVDKDLKNNYDRIELEEMVRVALLCTQYLPSHRPKMSEVVRMLEGDGLAEKWEASHRNESTRGRANEFSSSERYSDLTDDSSLLVQAMELSGPR; translated from the exons ATGGGAAAGAGAGTGGATGCTGTTTTGTGCTGTTTGGCTTTCTTATCCTTATGGGCGTCAGCAACTGGTTTGCTTTCTGCTAAAGGCATCAACTATGAAG TGCTAGCTTTGATGGACATTAGCCGCTCTCTGAAGGATCCTCATAATGTTCTTGAAAGTTGGGATGAGACTGCTGTGGATCCATGTAGCTGGTTTATGGTCACTTGTTCTCCTGATGGTTTGGTAATTGGGCT AGGAACTCCAAGCCAGGACTTGTCTGGTATTCTGTCACCAAGCATCAGCAACTTGACAAATCTCCAGTTTGT actcctgcaaaataacaaaatatcagGACAAATCCCCTCTGAGCTTGGCAGACTCCAAAAGCTTAAAACACTTGATCTTTCTAATAACTTCTTCACTGGTCAACTTCCCAATACTCTATACCACTTGAAAGGCCTCCAATACCT GCGGCTAAACAACAATAGTCTCACCGGAGCAATTCCTTCAGCTTTGGCAAACATGACCCAGCTTGCTTTTCT GTTGCATGATATTAAGACATTCAA TGTTGTTGGAAACCCTTTGATATGTGCCCCCGGAACAGAGAACGATGGCTGCCGGACATCGTCGCCGTCACCTTCTTATACCTTGAATAATTCCCAAA ACTCTCAACCTTCTGGAACAACTAAAAGCCACAAAATTGCCTTGGCCTTTGGTTCAAGCCTAGGGTGTATCTGCCTGTTAATTCTTGGGTGTGGTTTCCTTCTTTGGTGGAGACAACGACACAACCAGCAAATATTCTTTGATGTTTATG AACACCATGAAGAACTTTGCCTAGGAAACTTGAAGAAATTTCAGCTTAAAGAATTACAAATTGCTACAAACAACTTCAGCAGCAAGAACCTGATTGGCAAGGGTGGTTTCGGCAATGTCTACAAAGGCTATCTTCAAGATGGTACAGTAGTAGCTGTGAAAAGGCTCAAAGATGGAAATGCCATTGGGGGTGAGATCCAATTTCAAACAGAAGTTGAGATGATCAGCCTAGCAGTGCACCGGAATCTCCTCCGCCTCTATGGATTTTGTATGACGGCCACGGAGAGGCTTTTGGTTTACCCATACATGTCAAATGGGAGTGTTGCTTCCCGTCTCAAAG CAAAGCCAGCTCTGGATTGGGGTACAAGGAAAAGAATTGCCTTGGGAGCTGCAAGGGGTTTGCTATACTTGCACGAACAGTGTGATCCCAAGATAATTCACAGGGATGTGAAGGCAGCAAATATATTGCTTGACGACTACTGCGAGGCTGTGGTAGGAGATTTTGGACTGGCAAAGCTGTTGGATCACCAAGATTCACACGTGACAACAGCAGTAAGAGGAACAGTGGGGCACATAGCTCCGGAGTATCTCTCAACAGGCCAGTCTTCTGAGAAAACAGATGTTTTTGGGTTTGGGATCCTTCTACTTGAACTAATATCTGGTCAAAGAGCTCTAGAGTTTGGCAAAGCGGCAAACCAGAAAGGAGTCATGCTCGACTGG GTGAAGAAAATTCATCAGGAAAGAAAGCTTGATGTGCTGGTTGACAAGGACCTGAAGAACAACTACGATCGAATAGAGCTTGAAGAAATGGTTCGAGTGGCTTTATTGTGCACCCAATACCTTCCAAGTCACAGACCAAAGATGTCTGAAGTGGTCCGGATGCTGGAAGGAGATGGGCTTGCAGAAAAGTGGGAAGCTTCCCATAGAAATGAATCAACCAGAGGCAGAGCCAATGAATTCTCCTCCTCGGAGCGATACTCAGATCTTACTGATGACTCTTCCTTGCTTGTCCAAGCAATGGAGCTCTCTGGACCCAGGTGA